CCGGCAGGTCGAGGACAACGGCGGCGTCTACTTCGTGCCCGCCTTCTCCGGACTGTTCGCGCCCTACTGGCGCTCCGACGCCCGGGGGGCCATCGTCGGCCTGTCCCGCTACAACACCAACGCCCACCTGGCCCGCGCCACGCTCGAGTCGATCTGCTACCAGACCAAGGACGTGGTCGGCGCGATGGAGCAGGACTCCGGCGTCGTCCTCGACGTGCTGCGGGTGGACGGCGGCGTGACGGCCAACGAGCTGTGCATGCAGATGCAGGCCGACATCCTCGGCGTCCCGGTGTCGCGTCCGGTGGTCGCCGAGACCACCGCGCTCGGCGCCGCGTACGCCGCCGGGCTCGCCGTCGGCTTCTGGAAGTCCACCGACGACCTCAAGCGGAACTGGCACGAGGACCGCCGCTGGGAGCCCACCTGGAGCGACGAGCGGCGCGAGCGCGGCTACGCCGGATGGCGCAAGGCCGTCCAGCGGACGCTCGACTGGGTCGACGTCGACTGACCCGCCTGAACAACGAGGGAGTTAACACCGATATGTCTGTACCCATGGGTCCCCGCGCCCGGGAGGCGGCGCTGCGGAGGCTGAGCGAGGACGAGTTCGACGTCCTGGTCGTCGGCGGCGGGGTGGTCGGCGCCGGCGTCGCGCTCGACGCGGTCTCGCGCGGCCTGTCCGTCGCGCTGGTGGAGGCCCGTGACCTCGCGGCCGGCACCTCGAGCCGGTCGAGCAAGCTGATCCACGGCGGGCTGCGCTACCTGGAGCAGCTCGACTTCCGGCTGGTCCGGGAGGCGCTCAGGGAGCGGGGCCTGCTGGTGACCCGGCTGGCCCCGCACCTGGTCCGCCCGGTGCCGTTCCTGTTCCCGCTGCGTCACCGCGTGTGGGAGCGCGGCTACGTCGGCGCGGGCGTGCTGCTGTACGACACCCTCGGCGGCGCCCGCGCGCTGCCGCGCCACCGCCAGCTCAGCCACAGCCGGGCCCTGCGCGCGGCCCCCGGCCTGCGCAGCGACGCGCTCGTCGGGGCCATCCAGTACTACGACGCCCAGGTCGACGACGCCCGCTTCACGATGACGCTGGCCCGCACGGCCATGCAGTACGGCGCCTGCGTCACCACCCGCACCGAGGTCACCGGGTTCCTGCGCGACGGGGGGCGTGTCACGGGCGCGGTGGTGCGCGACCTGGAGGGCGGCGCGGAGCTGCGGGTCAGGGCCCGCCAGGTGATCAACGCCACCGGCGTGTGGACCGACGAGATCCAGCGGCTCGCGGGGGCGTCGCCGGGCTCGCGGGGATCGGTGACCGTCCAGGCGTCCAAGGGCGTGCACCTCGTCGTACCCAGGGAGAAGATCCGGCTCGACACCGGGCTGATCCTGCGGACCGAGAAAAGCGTGCTGTTCGTCATCCCCTGGGGTCCGCACTGGATCGTCGGCACCACCGACACCCCATGGGACCTGGACAAGGTCGAGCCGGCCCCCACCCGGGCCGACATCGACTACATCCTGGAGCACGTCAACGCCGTGCTGCGGACGCCGCTCACCCTCGACGACATCGAGGGCGTCTACGCGGGCCTGCGCCCGCTGCTGGGCGGCCCCGGGAAAGAGGGCGCGGGGTCGGAGACCGTCAAGCTCTCCCGGGAGCACGCGGTCATCCGGCCCGAGCCCGGCCTGGTCATCGTCGCGGGCGGCAAGTACACCACGTATCGCGTGATGGCCAAGGACGCCGTCGACGTCGCCGTGGCCGGGCTCGGCCAGAACGTGCCCGGGTCGGTCACCGACCGCGTCCCCGTCCTCGGGGCGGCCGGCTTCGAGGCGCTGCGCAACAACCGCCGCCGCCTCGCCGGGCGCGCCGGGCTGCCCGTCGCGCGCGTCGAGCACCTGCTCGGCCGGTACGGCTCCTGCGTCGAGGAGGTGCTCGCGCTGATCGAGGCCGAGCCCGGCCTGGGCGAGCCGATCCCGGGCGCGGAGGGCTACCTCAAGGCCGAGGCGGTGTACGCGGTCACGCACGAGGGCGCGCTGCACCTGGAGGACGTCCTGGTCCGCCGCACCCGGGTCTTCATCGAGGAACGGGACCACGGGCTCGCGGCGGCCCCCGAGGTCGCCGCGCTGGTCGCACCCGCTCTCGGCTGGGACGACGACCGGACGCGCGCGGAGATCGACGCCTACCGTTCGGGTGTGGAGGCCGACCTGGCCGCGCAGCGGGAGTGGGACGACGCCGCGGCCAACGCCGTACGCCTCGCGGCGGCGGCCCCGGCGCGGCAGGTGGCCTGAACAACGGTTCCCGCCACGCCGGCGGACCTGCCGGCGTGGTCCGGACGGTGCCCGGCCGGGCACCGTCCGGACCCATGCGAGAACCGGGATCTAGGATCGGGCCCATGACCTTGACCGCGCGCGACGTCGACCGGTTCGAAGCCTCCAGGCCGCGGCTGGAGGCCATCGCCTACCGCCTGCTCGGCTCCGCCGGCGAGGCGGAGGACGCCGTGCAGGAGACGTTCCTGCGCTGGCAGGCGGCCGACGCCGGCCGCGTCGAGGTCCCCGAGGCGTGGCTGACGAAGGTCCTCACCAACCTGTGCCTCAACCAGCTCGCCTCCGCCCGGGCACGGCGCGAGACCTATGTGGGGCCAGTGGCTTCCCGAGCCGCTGCTCGCCGGGGACCCGATGCTCGGCCCGGCCGACACCGCCGAGCAGCGCGAGTCGGTCTCGTACGCGGTGCTCACCCTCATGGAGCGCCTGTCGCCGAACGAGCGCGCGGTGTACGTGCTGCGGGAGGCCTTCGGCTACCCCCACCGGGAGATCGCCGAGATCCTCGACATCACCGAGGCCGCCTGCCAGCAGCTCTTCCACCGCGCCAAGAAACACGTCGCGGACGGCAGGGCCCGCACCGAGATCGACCGGGCGGCCGCCCGGCGGATCGTCGAGGAGTTCCTGACGGCCGCCAGGAACGGCCGGATCGAGTCGCTCGTGCGCCTGCTCACGCAGGACGCCGTCGCGATCGGCGACGGCGGCGGGAAGGTCCCGGCCCGGGCCAAGGCGTTCGAGGGCGCCGTCGCGGTCGCGAGGTTCGTGTGGGGTCTGCTCAAACCCGCGGAGGCCAAGCGCGCCCTGGTCGGAGGAAAGCCCGAGGTGTACGCCTGGACCGCCAACGGCGAGCCCGCCCTCGTGGCCGTCGTCGACGGCCGGGTCGTCGGCGTCGTGTGCGTGGAGGTCACCGCCGAGGGCGTCGCCGCGCTCCGCAGCCAGATCAACCCGGACAAGCTCGAACGGGCCACCGCGCGCTGGGCGGCCTCCGATCATGGGGAGCCCCTGTTCGAAGCCTTCTGAGCGCTGTGTGAGGTGCTTCACATCGCGTTCCTGTCAGGAACTCGCGCGCCGTCCGGTTCAAGGGGCGAACACGCGAGACAGGAGCACGGGCATGCAGCACCGCATCATCGTCCTCGGAGCCGGATACACGGGAGCCGTCGCCGCCGGACGCCTCGCCAGGCGGCTCCGCCGTGAGGACGTCGCCATCACGCTCGTCAACGCCGAGCCCGACTTCGTCGAACGCGTCCGCATGCACCAGCTGGCGACCGGCCAGGAGCTCAAGCGCCGGCCGTTGAGCGCCATGTTCGCGGGCACCGGCGTCGAAGTGACGATCGCGAAGGTCACCGGCGTCGACGCCGGCCGCAGGACCGTCGCCGTCGACGGCGCGGACGGCACGGCGGAGCTCCCCTACGACACGCTCGTCTACGCCCTCGGCAGCGGCTGGAACGACCAGGGCGTCCCCGGGGCGGCCGAGCACGCCTACGAGATCGCCGGCCGCGCCGGAGCTCTCCGGCTGCGCGAGCGCCTGTCCCGCATGACCGCCGGGCAGGCCGTGGTCGTCGTCGGCGGCGGCCTCACCGGCATCGAGGCCGCCGCCGAGATCGCCGAGGCCCGCCCGGACCTCGACGTCGCCATCGCCGCCCGCGACGGCCTCGGCGACTGGCTCTCGCCCAACGGCCGCGGGCACCTGCGGAGAGTTTTCGGCAGGCTCGGCGTCACCGTGCACGAGCACACCGTCGTCACCGGCGTCGAAGCCGACCGCGTCGTCACCGCGGACGGCACGGAGATCCCGGCCGCCGTCACCGTGTGGACCACCGGCTTCGCCGTCCACCCGATCGCGCGGGCGACCGCCCTGGAGGTCACCGGCACCGGCCAGATCGTGGTCGACGGGACCATGCGCTCGGTCTCCCACCCCGACGTGTACGCGATCGGCGACGCTGCCATGGTGATGGGCCCGGGGAACAAGCCGCTGCGGATGTCCTGCGCCTCGGGAACGCCGACCGCATGGCAGGCCGCCGACGCCATCGCGGCGCGCCTGACCGGCGGCCCGCTCCCGAACGCGCCGATCCGCTACTTCAACCAGTGCGTATCACTGGGCCGCAAGGAAGGCCTGATCCAGTACGTCACCGCCGACGACCGCGCCGTGCGGGCCGTGCTGACCGGACGGCTCGCCGCCGTCTACAAGGAGCTGGTCTGCAAGGGCGCCGCATGGGGTGTGGCCAACCCGACGCTCGGGCTGCCGGCCCGGCGCCGTCCCGTCACGCGGCAGCGTGGCGCGGCGGGCCCGGCCGTCAAGGAACCGGCGTAGAGCGGGGGTCGCCCGGGGCCCGGCGCGGTGATCGCCCGGGCCCCGCTCGGTGGGGTCCCGCCCGACACGGGCCGGTGGACACCCAGGGGCGAGCGCCTACGTCGTCACCTGAGCAGCGATGATCTTGGCGCACGTCGGGGACGGGGTGTGCGTGGTGTCCACTTCCAGGTCGTAGACCACACCCTCGTGCACCATCGTCGCCTGCGTCGCGGCCATTCCCGGGATCCGGTCCCCGCGGGCCCTCTCACGCTCGGCGGCGATCGCGGTGTCACACCTGACCCCGACCCACAGGACGTCCAGTCCGGCGAGAACGCGCTGCCAGCGTCGCTGGGTCGCGGCCGCGCCGAGGAACACGTCGTCGATGATCACCGGGGCTCCGGCACGGACCATCGCCGCGATCCCCTCCATCCACGCCGCCTGCAGCGCCATGAACTCCGGCCCGACGTCCACGGCGCCGTCGGGGGCGAACTCGATTCCCGCGTCCGTGTCCTGCATGGACCGGGGCATCGCCTCGATGAGCGAGTCGACCCCGAACGCGAGCCACGGTCGCGGCAGGACAGCCTGCAGGTGCCGCACGATCTCGGACTTGCCCGCGCTCGATCCGCCGTTGAGCACGATCGCTTGAGTCGTCACGGCGTCCACGGTAGAGGCCCGGCCACCGATCCCCGAAGCCGTTTTCCGGCCGACGCCACGCTAGGACGCCACGTCTGCCGGCGGATCGCCCGCCGCCGTCCGGGTGAGCACCTCCAGAAGTCGCGCGGGGGTGTCCACCACGGCGACGACGCCGGGGGCGGCGAACTCGGCCGCGTCGCCGAACCCCCACGTCACCGCGACGCACCGCACGCCGCACTCGGCCGCGCCGGCGACGTCCTCGCCGCGGTCGCCGATCATGACCGCCTCCTCGGGCGTGGCGCCGAGGACGCCGAGCGCGTGGCGGACGACGTCCGCCTTGTGCCGCCGGGACCCGTCCAGCGTCGCCCCGGCCACGTACGAGAAGAAGCCGTCGAGCCCGAAGTGCACCAGGATCTTCTCGGCGTAGACGGCCGGCTTCGACGTCGCCACCGCCAGGGTCCGGCCGTCGGCGACGAGAGCCTCCAGCACGGCGGGGATCCCCGCGATGACCTCGTTCTCGTACATGCCGCCCGCGGTGTAGTGCTCGCGGTACGCGTGAACGGCGTCGGCGATCCGGTCCGGTGGCACGCCGAGCCGGAGGAAGCCGTCCTGCAGGGGTGGGCCGATCATGGCGCGGAGCCGCGCGTGATCCACCTCCGCGACCCCGGTCGCGGCCAGGGCGTGCCGCATCGAGGCGACGATGCCGGCCTCGGGATCGGTCAGCGTGCCGTCGAGGTCGAAGAGGCAGTACCGGGTCACGTGCGGGGCGTCCCTTCGGGGTCGGATGAACGAGCTCAGGCGAGCACGGCGTCGAGCAGCAGGGATCCGGCGCCGAGCAGGGCGGCGTCGGGGCCCGACCGGGTGGTGGAGATCTCCAGGTCGCGGGTGGCCAGCGGCAGGCACCGCTCGTACACCGCCGCGCGGATCGAGGCGATCAGCGGCTCGGCCGGCGACAGGCTGCCCCCGACCACGATGGCGTCGGGGTTGATGAAGTTGACCAGCACGGTGAGCACCTCGCCGATGAGCCGCCCGGCGTTGCGCACGAGGGCGGTGGCCTCGGGCACCCCGTTGTCGACCAGCGCGACGACGTCGGCCGGCCGGCGCACCTCGATGCCCTGCTCGCCCAGCACGCTCATGAGGGCGGCGCCGCTG
The sequence above is drawn from the Microbispora sp. ZYX-F-249 genome and encodes:
- a CDS encoding glycerol-3-phosphate dehydrogenase/oxidase; protein product: MSVPMGPRAREAALRRLSEDEFDVLVVGGGVVGAGVALDAVSRGLSVALVEARDLAAGTSSRSSKLIHGGLRYLEQLDFRLVREALRERGLLVTRLAPHLVRPVPFLFPLRHRVWERGYVGAGVLLYDTLGGARALPRHRQLSHSRALRAAPGLRSDALVGAIQYYDAQVDDARFTMTLARTAMQYGACVTTRTEVTGFLRDGGRVTGAVVRDLEGGAELRVRARQVINATGVWTDEIQRLAGASPGSRGSVTVQASKGVHLVVPREKIRLDTGLILRTEKSVLFVIPWGPHWIVGTTDTPWDLDKVEPAPTRADIDYILEHVNAVLRTPLTLDDIEGVYAGLRPLLGGPGKEGAGSETVKLSREHAVIRPEPGLVIVAGGKYTTYRVMAKDAVDVAVAGLGQNVPGSVTDRVPVLGAAGFEALRNNRRRLAGRAGLPVARVEHLLGRYGSCVEEVLALIEAEPGLGEPIPGAEGYLKAEAVYAVTHEGALHLEDVLVRRTRVFIEERDHGLAAAPEVAALVAPALGWDDDRTRAEIDAYRSGVEADLAAQREWDDAAANAVRLAAAAPARQVA
- a CDS encoding sigma factor-like helix-turn-helix DNA-binding protein, with product MWGQWLPEPLLAGDPMLGPADTAEQRESVSYAVLTLMERLSPNERAVYVLREAFGYPHREIAEILDITEAACQQLFHRAKKHVADGRARTEIDRAAARRIVEEFLTAARNGRIESLVRLLTQDAVAIGDGGGKVPARAKAFEGAVAVARFVWGLLKPAEAKRALVGGKPEVYAWTANGEPALVAVVDGRVVGVVCVEVTAEGVAALRSQINPDKLERATARWAASDHGEPLFEAF
- a CDS encoding NAD(P)/FAD-dependent oxidoreductase — protein: MQHRIIVLGAGYTGAVAAGRLARRLRREDVAITLVNAEPDFVERVRMHQLATGQELKRRPLSAMFAGTGVEVTIAKVTGVDAGRRTVAVDGADGTAELPYDTLVYALGSGWNDQGVPGAAEHAYEIAGRAGALRLRERLSRMTAGQAVVVVGGGLTGIEAAAEIAEARPDLDVAIAARDGLGDWLSPNGRGHLRRVFGRLGVTVHEHTVVTGVEADRVVTADGTEIPAAVTVWTTGFAVHPIARATALEVTGTGQIVVDGTMRSVSHPDVYAIGDAAMVMGPGNKPLRMSCASGTPTAWQAADAIAARLTGGPLPNAPIRYFNQCVSLGRKEGLIQYVTADDRAVRAVLTGRLAAVYKELVCKGAAWGVANPTLGLPARRRPVTRQRGAAGPAVKEPA
- the cpt gene encoding chloramphenicol phosphotransferase CPT, producing the protein MTTQAIVLNGGSSAGKSEIVRHLQAVLPRPWLAFGVDSLIEAMPRSMQDTDAGIEFAPDGAVDVGPEFMALQAAWMEGIAAMVRAGAPVIIDDVFLGAAATQRRWQRVLAGLDVLWVGVRCDTAIAAERERARGDRIPGMAATQATMVHEGVVYDLEVDTTHTPSPTCAKIIAAQVTT
- a CDS encoding HAD hydrolase-like protein translates to MTRYCLFDLDGTLTDPEAGIVASMRHALAATGVAEVDHARLRAMIGPPLQDGFLRLGVPPDRIADAVHAYREHYTAGGMYENEVIAGIPAVLEALVADGRTLAVATSKPAVYAEKILVHFGLDGFFSYVAGATLDGSRRHKADVVRHALGVLGATPEEAVMIGDRGEDVAGAAECGVRCVAVTWGFGDAAEFAAPGVVAVVDTPARLLEVLTRTAAGDPPADVAS